ACACCCTGGTATGGCCCATTCTCATCTTGACGGTGAGCGCCATTTTGGGCGTGGTGCTGGCCATCTTCATTTTCCGGGGATATTTGGCGCCGCTGTCCCGGCTGATGCAGGCCACCCAGGCGGTGGCTGCCGGGGATTACTCGGTGCGGGTGGAGCTGCGGGGAGCCCGGGGCGAGGTGGCGGACTACATCCGCAGCTTTAACAAAATGGCCGAGGAGCTGGGGAGCGTGGAGATGCTGCAGTCGGACTTCGTGAACACCTTTTCCCATGAATTCAAGACGCCCCTTATCTCCATCCGGGGGTTTGCCAAGCTCTTACAGAACCCGGACCTCTCTGCGGAGCAGAGGGCCACCTATGCCGGGACCATCGCCCGGGAATCGGAGCGGCTGGCGGCCATGAGCACGCATATTTTGGAGCTGACCCAGTACGAAAACACGGAGATCGTGTCCGGCAAGACCCTATACAGCCTGGATGAGCAGCTGCGCCGGTGCATCCACCAGCAGGAGCGGAGTTGGCTGCAGAAGGGACTCACCGTGGAGGGGGACCTGGACCGGGCCGATTACTACGGCAATGAGGAGCTGGTGGAGCATATTTGGTCGAACCTTATTGCAAATGCCATCCGCTTTACTCCCGCCGGAGGACAGATCACCGTGGTGCTGCGGAAGGAGCCGGGGGCGGTGAGCGTGGCGGTGTCGGACACGGGCATCGGCATGGACGCGGAGACCCAAAGGCACATCTTCGACAAGTTTTACCGGGGAGAACAGGGCTCAGACAGCCGGGGGAACGGGCTGGGGCTTTCCATTGTGCGCCGGGCCGTGGAGCTATGCGGCGGCACGGTGGAGGTTTTTTCCCGGCCCGGAGAGGGGGCAACCTTTACGGTGACGCTGGGAATGGAGGACAGAGGAGGGGGAAAGGAGAGGGGCTTTCAGGGAGGAAAATGAAAGTTAGGAAGATTTTTCTTGCAAAATCGGGAAGATATGTGCGATTATTTCTTGACGAAAGCCATATTATTATGTATGATAGAAATACCAATGTTTGGAGGAATGAAAAATGAAAAGAATTCTTGCACTTGTGCTTTGCACACTGATGACCGTCGCCTTACTGGCCGGATGCGGCTCTAAGAAAAACGACGATACCAACAACGACAAGACCTGGGTCGTGGCTACCGACACCACCTTCCGCCCCTTTGAGTACACCGACAAGGACGGCAACTTCGTGGGCATTGATGTGGACATCATGGCCGCTGTGGCCGCCGACCAGGGCTTTAAGTATGAGCTGAAGAGCCTGGGCTGGGATGCCGCCATCGCCGCCTGCAAGTCTAAGCAGGCCAACGCCATGATCGCCGGCGCCTCCATTAAGCAGGACCGCATCGACAGCGGCTGGATCTTCTCTGACGGCTACTACACCGCCACCCAGTGCATGACCGTGCGCACCGACAGCGACATCAAGGGCTTCGGCGACCTCAGCGGCAAGGCTGTGGCCGTGAAAACCGGCACCATGGGCGCTACCTACGCCGAGAGCCTGAAGGATCAGTACGGCTTCACCCTGAGCTACTATGAGGACTCTCCCACCATGTACCAGGCCGTCATCGGCGGCCAGGCTGTGGCCTGCTTCGAGGACACCCCCATCATGATCACCACCATTAAGGAGAACGGCTACGACCTGAAGGTGGTGGAGGGCAGCGAGAACGACGGCGCCGACTACGGCGTGGCCGTCTTCGACGAGGAGAACCGGGCGTTTTTGGACCTGTTCAACAAGGGCCTGGCCAACATCAAGGCCAACGGCACCTATGACAAGATCATTGCCAAGTATCTGGGCTGATCTGACCCGCAAATAAAGAATAAGTACCGCTGTGCCGCTTGGGCGGCACAGCGGTACTATAAGGAAAAGAAAAGGAATGCCACATGACACATCTAATTGCTGATTACGGCAACATACTGCTCAAAGCAATGGGCCAAACGCTGCTGCTGGCGCTGTATGGCCTGTTTTTTGCCTGCATCATCGGCGTGATTTTCGGTATACTCAGCGTACTGAAAAGTAAGGTCTGCAACGGTATCGCATTCGTGTTTGTGTATCTGATCCGGGGCGTGCCGATGATTGTGCTGGCCTACTTTGTATACTTCGGTGTGCCGTTCTTTGTGAACAACTACACCTCCGGGAGCCTGCTGCTCAGCGCGCTGCAGGCGGGCACCATCTGCCTGGCGCTGAACTGCGGCGCCTATATGTCCGAAATTATCCGGGCCGGCATCCAGTCGGTGGATGTGGGGCAGATGGAGGCGGCCAGAAGCCTGGGCCTGCCCTACTGGCGGGCCATGCACCGGGTGGTGATGCCCCAGGCCATCAAGACCATGATCCCCAGCATCATCAACCAGTTCATTATCACCCTGAAGGACACCTCTATCCTGTCCATCATCGGGTTCCCGGAGCTTATCAATGCGGCGAAGAATGTAAACGCCGTAGAGGGCAAGGTCTTTGAGATCTGGGCGATTGTGGGCGTGATGTATCTGATCGTTATCAGCATACTGTCCATCATTGCCAAGCGCTTGGAAAGGAGGCTCAATGCAGGCCGTGAACGAGGGTAACATTAAGATCCATGTTGAGGATCTGAAAAAGAGCTTCCACAAATTGCAGGTGCTGCGGGGTATCTCCACGGACATCTACGAGGGCGAGGTGGTGGTCATCATTGGCCCGTCGGGCAGCGGCAAGTCCACCTTCTTGCGGTGCCTGAATCACCTGGAGCAGATCGACAGCGGCAAGGTCGTTGTGGACGATGTGGACATTTTTGACCGCAAGACCAACATTAACACCACCCGGGAAAAAATCGGCATGGTGTTTCAGCATTTTAACCTGTTCAACAACATGAATGTGCTGCGCAACCTGATGCTGGCCCCGGTGGACCTGAAAAAAGCCACCAAGGAGCAGGCACGGGCCAAGGCTCTGGAGATGCTGGAGCGGGTGGGTTTGGCCGACAAGGCGGAGAACTTTCCCAGCCAGCTTTCCGGCGGACAGAAGCAGAGGGTGGCCATCGCCCGGGCTCTGTGCATGGAGCCGGATGTGATGCTCTTTGACGAGCCCACCAGTGCACTGGACCCGGAAATGGTAGGCGAGGTGCTGCAGATCATGAAGGCCCTGGCTGCCGACGGCATGACCATGGTGATTGTGACCCACGAGATCGGCTTTGCCCGGGAGGTGGCTGACCGGGTGCTGTTCATTGATGAGGGCTGCATCGTGGAGGAGGGGACGCCGGAGGAGATATTTAACCATCCCAAGACGCCCCGGGCCATTGATTTCCTGAATAAGGTGCTGTGAAGCGTATGCTCCCCGACCCGCGAAAACGCGGGTCGGGGAAAACTGTCGGAAAAACCCTCCGGGTTTTTCCGACAAAAGGCTTGCGGTCTGCTGCGCGCATAATTTGTCCGTCCATGACGGACAAATTCCACACTGGCAGCCCGAGAGGTATTTTCTCTCACGCACATGTCGCGAGAGAAAATGATTTAATTTCTTTGCCGCCTGCGGGCGGCAAACTCTGCGAGGCTTTTTTGACACGCTGCCCCGACCCGCGAAAACGCGGGTCGGGGTTATTTTTTTGGAGCAGGGAGAACGAGGGACGGGGAGAGGCGTTCGCCCCTACGGAAGTGTATCTTGCGGTGCGTAGGGGAGGGGCTCTGCCCCTCCCGCGGGCGGGGTAGAACCCCGCCCCTACGGAGTGTAGCGAGAAGTGCGGTGGGGCGGGCCGATGTGGGCATCGGCCCCTACGGGCACATAACAAGAGGTGCGGGGGAGAGCGGAATCCCCCAGTCACGGCTTTGCCGTGCCAGCCCCCTTTAGGCAAGGGGGCCGAGGGGACGGGGGTACGGATTGCCACAGCCAGTGTGCGCACTGGCTGTGGCAATGACATGGTTTTTCATGGGGTGCGGTGTGCGGCGGGACACATGGGTCCCGCCCTACAGCCGAACATTTTGTAGGGCAGGGCCCGCGTGCCCTGCCGTGAGTGCGGTACAAGCCCGGGCCCGATAACACAACACCTTGTAGGGCAGGGCCCGTGTGCCCTGCCGTGGATGCGGTACAAAACCGTCGGGCCGATGTGGGGAGCGAACTGAGCGCTGCCAGTGGCAGAAGCAGCGAAGTGAGCGAGTGGCCGCGGTCAAAATTTTAAGCGTTCGCCGTAAGGCAGCGCAAAAATTTTGGGCACCGCAACAGGATCATCGACCCCTACGGGCGGTTTGAAAGAAGTCTGCGGGGCGGGCGACCGCAAGGGTCGCCCCTACGAAAGCGCTACAAGGGGGGGCAGGGGAGAGCGGAATCCTCCAGTCACGGCTTTGCCGTGCCGGCCCCCTTTAGGCAAGGGGGCCGAGGAGGACGGGAGAAAACAGAGGCTTTTTGACACGATAAAGCCCCCGCCGGGGGGCGGGGGCTTCAGAAGGGGTATATGCGGAGAGGGGGATCTCCGCGGAGGGGGCTATTCAGCGTAGGTCGGTTTTAAAATCAGTCCTCCGTATGGGCGGCAGCCACAGCGTTGGAGATGATCTGCACCTCGTGGGCAGGCTCTTCCTTTTCGGGGACCAGCTCCTCGGCAAAGTGGCGGTAGGCACCCAGACCTGCGCCGGCGGGAATCAGCTTGCCGATGATGACATTTTCCTTCAGACCCACCAGGTGGTCTACCTTACCCTTGATGGCGGCCTCGGTGAGGACCTTGGTGGTCTCCTGGAAGGAGGCGGCGGAGAGGAAGGAATCCGTGGCCAGGGAGGCCTTGGTGATACCCATAAGGAGCTGGGTATAGGTGGCTTCCTTCAGGGGCTCGCCGGTTTCGGCGTTCACCTCGCCGGCGGCGATGCGGTCGCGAAGCTTGGCGTTCTCGAGCTCCACCTCCAGGACATCGGCCATGGCGCCGGAGAGCAGGTTCGTATCACCGGCCTCCTCCACCCGGACCTTGCGCATCATCTGACGGACGATGACCTCAATGTGCTTATCATTGATGTCCACGCCCTGCTGACGGTACACCTTCAGAACCTCCTGGATGAGGTAGTTATGCACGGCAGACGCACCGCGGATACGCAGCACATCGTGGGGGTTCAGAGCGCCGTCCTGGAGCTGCTTGCCCTTTTCGATAACATCGCCATCCCGTACCTGCAAGCCCGTGTGGGGCATGGAATAGGTGCGGGTATCCCCGTCATCGGCGGTGACAATGATGTTCAGGAGGCTGCCCTTGGCGGCATCCTCAAAGCGGACCTTACCGGCGATTTCAGACAGGGTCGCCATCTTCTTGGGCTTACGGGCCTCAAACAGCTCCTCCACTCGGGGAAGACCCTGGGTGATGTCGCCGCCGGCCACGCCGCCGGTGTGGAAGGTACGCATGGTCAGCTGAGTACCGGGCTCACCGATGGACTGGGCCGCGATGATACCCACGGCTTCGCCGGGGGCAACGGGCTTGGAGGTGGCCAGGTTCATGCCGTAGCACTTGGCGCAGATACCGCTGTGGGCCTTGCAGGTCAGCACGGTGCGGATCTCGGCGGAGTGAATATCGAACTTCTCCAGCAGGGCGGCATCGTCCTCGGTCATCATGTGATCCTTGGAGATCAGCACCTCATCGGTGCCGGGCTTCAGGATATCCCGGACGGGGAAGCGGCCCTTCAGACGCTCGGAGAACTTCTCAATGACCTGACCGTTTTCCTCGATCTCGGAGACAACGATGCCCTTATCCACGCCGCAGTCATCCTCGCGGATGATGACATCCTGGCACACATCCACCATGCGGCGGGTCAGGTAGCCGGAGTCGGCGGTACGCAGAGCGGTATCGGCCAGGCCCTTACGAGCGCCGCGGGAGGAGGTAAAGTAGTCCAGCACGGACATACCCTCCCGGAAGTTGGCCTTGATGGGGATCTCAATGGTCTTACCGGCGGTGTTGGCCATCAGGCCGCGCATACCGGTGAGCTGACGGATCTGCTTCATGCTGCCGCGGGCGCCGGAGTCGGCCATCATAAAGATGGGGTTATACTTATCCAGGCTGGCGGTGAGGGCATCGGTAACATCGGCGGTGGTCTTTTCCCACTCGCGGACCACCAGCTTATAGCGCTCTTCATCGGTGATGAAGCCCATGTTGTACTGGTCCTCGATGTCCACCACCCGCTGCTCGGTCTCGGCAATGAGCTGGTACTTCTTCTCAGGCACGGTCATGTCGGCGATGGAGATGGTGATGGAGGCGCGGGTAGAATACTTATAGCCGGTGGCCTTGATATTATCCAGCACCTCGGCGGCTACGGTGAAGCCGTACTGCTTGATGGTGCGGTCCACGATCTTACCCAGGAGCTTCTTGCCGCAGATCTCGGTGATCTCGTAGTCGAAGAACTTGTCGGTGGGGGTGCCGTCCTCATTCAGCCGCTTTACGAAGCCCAGGTTCTGGGGAATGTTGCGGTTGAAGATGATGCGGCCTGCGGAGCCCCGGACCACATGGGCGGTCTTGACGCCGTCCAGCTCCTTCTCCACACGGACCCAAACGGGCTGGTGGATACCGATGATATGCTCATTATAGGCCATGAGCACCTCATCCTCATTGCGGTAGATATTCAGGGGGTTATGGGACTTTTCCTCGTCGGTGAGCTCATCGTAGCTCTTACCGGCCAGGGAGAAGTCGATATTCTCGGGCCAGAACTCGTCGTTTTCCAGCTGGCTCATGCCGTTTTCAAAGCGCTCAATGGTCAGGTAGTAGGAGCCCAGCACCATATCCTGGGTAGGCACGGTGACGGGGCCGCCGTCCTGGGGACGCAGGAGGTTATTGGCCGAGAGCATCAGCAGCCGGGCCTCGGCCTGGGCCTCGGCGGACAGGGGCACATGGATGGCCATCTGGTCGCCGTCGAAGTCGGCGTTGAAGGCGGTGCAGTTCAGGGGGTGCAGCTTCAGAGCGCGGCCATCCACCAGCACCGGCTCGAAGGCCTGGATGCCCAGGCGGTGCAGGGTGGGGGCGCGGTTGAGCATGACGGGGTGGTCCTTGATGATCACATCCAGGGCATCCCACACCTCGGTGACACCCTTATCCACCATCTTCTTGGCGGACTTGATGTTATTGGCCACGCCGTCCTCCACCAGCTTCTTCATAATGAAGGGGCGGAACAGCTCCACGGCCATCTCCTTGGGCACGCCGCACTGGTAAATCTTCAGCTCGGGGCCTACCACGATAACGCTGCGGCCGGAGTAGTCCACACGCTTGCCCAGCAGGTTCTGACGGAAACGGCCCTGCTTACCCTTGAGCATATCGCTCAGGGACTTGAGAGCGCGGTTATTGGCGCCGGTGACGGGACGGCCACGGCGGCCATTGTCGATCAGCGCGTCCACGGCCTCCTGAAGCATACGCTTTTCATTGCGGACGATAATATCCGGGGCCTTCAGCTCCAGCAGGCGCTTCAGACGGTTATTGCGGTTGATAACGCGGCGGTAGAGATCATTGAGGTCGGAGGTGGCGAAGCGGCCGCCGTCCAGCTGCACCATGGGGCGCAGCTCCGGGGGGATCACGGGCAGCACATCAATAATCATCCACTCGGGCTTGTTGCCGGAGAGACGGAAGGCGTCTACTACCTCCAGGCGCTTGACGACCCGGGCCTTCTTCTGGCCGGAAACGGTCTTGAGCTCCGTGTGCAGCTCCTGGCTCAGGGACTCCAGATCCACCTGCTGCAGCAGCTTCTTCACGGCCTCGGCGCCCATGCCGGCATCGAAGTCGTTCTCATACTTCTCGCGCATATCCCGGTACTCTTTTTCAGAGAGGATCTGATTGCGTACCAGAGGCGTCTCACCGGGATCGGTGACGATATAGGCGGCAAAATACAGGACCTTCTCCAAAATCCGGGGGCTGATGTCCAGCAGCAGACCCATGCGGGAGGGGATGCCCTTGAAGTACCAGATGTGGCTGACGGGGGTGGCCAGCTCAATGTGGCCCATGCGCTCCCGGCGCACCTTGGCACGGGTGACCTCCACGCCGCAGCGGTCGCAGATCTTGCCCTTGAAGCGGATCTTCTTATACTTGCCGCAGTGGCACTCCCAGTCCTTGGTGGGCCCGAAGATCTTCTCGCAGAACAGACCGTCCCGCTCGGGCTTGAGGGTGCGGTAGTTGATGGTCTCCGGCTTTTTCACCTCGCCGAAGGACCACTCACGGATCATTTCCGGAGAAGCGATACCGATTTTAATAGCATCAAATGTTGCGTAACTCATTGTAAAAGCTCCTCCCTTCCTTAATACTCGTCGTCATCGCCGATGTCGTTATAGGAAGCGTCAACTTCCTCGTCATCGACCTCTTCATATCCGGCATCAGCCAGCTCGCTCTCGTCGGCATAGCGGCTCTGGCGGTCGTCGTCGGCATCCATCCGGGCCAGGTTGAAGGTATCCAGGGCGTCCTCGTCCTCCTTCAGCTCGATCTCGTTGCCGTTTTCGTCCAGAACCTGAATGTCCAGGCACAGGGACTGCAGCTCCTTCACCAGCACCTTGAAGGACTCGGGCACGCCGGGGGTGGGCACATTGTGACCCTTGACGATGGCCTCATAGGTGCGCACACGGCCGGTGACATCGTCGGACTTCACGGTGAGGATCTCCTGCAGGGTGTAGCTGGCGCCGTAAGCCTCCAGGGCCCAAACCTCCATCTCACCGAAGCGCTGGCCGCCGAACTGGGCCTTGCCGCCCAGAGGCTGCTGGGTGACCAGGGAGTAGGGGCCGGTGGAGCGGGCGTGGATCTTATCGTCCACCAGGTGGTGGAGCTTCAGGAAGTAGACATAGCCTACGGTGACCTTATTATCGAAGCGCTCGCCGGTGCGGCCGTCATAAAGCCAGCTCTTGCCCTCGGGATCAAGGCCCGCCTGCTCCAGGGCGGCGGTAATGTCCTTATCGGTGGCACCGTCGAAAATGGGGGTGGCCACCTTCCAGCCCAGGGTCTTGGCGGCGTAGCCCAGATGGACCTCCAGCACCTGACCGATATTCATACGGGAGGGAACGCCCAGGGGGTTCAGAACGATGTCCAGAGGCGTGCCGTCGGGCAGGAAGGGCATATCCTCCTGGGGCAGGACCCGGGAGACAACGCCCTTATTACCGTGGCGGCCGGCCATCTTGTCGCCCACCTGGATCTTGCGGCGCTGGGCGATATAGACACGGACCACCTCGTTGACACCGGGGCCCAGCTCATCGCCGTTTTCACGGGTGAACACCTTGGCGTCTACGATGATGCCGCTCTCGCCGTGGGGTACCTTCAGAGAGGTGTCACGGACTTCCCGGGCCTTTTCACCGAAGATGGCCCGCAGGAGCCGCTCCTCGGCGGTGAGGTCGGTCTCACCCTTGGGGGTAACCTTACCCACCAGGATGTCCCCGGCGTGGACCTCGGCACCTACGCGGATGATGCCGCGCTCGTCCAGATCCTTCAGAGCATCCTCACCTACATTGGGGATGTCCCGGGTGATTTCCTCGGGGCCCAGCTTGGTGTCCCGGGCGTCGATCTCGTACTCTTCAATATGGATGGAGGTATATAGGTCCTCCTTCACCAGACGCTCGTTCAGCAGCACGGCGTCCTCGTAGTTATAGCCCTCCCAGGTCATAAAGCCCACCAGAATGTTCTGACCCAGGGCGATCTCACCCTGCTCGGTGGCGGGACCGTCGGCCAGGACCGTGGGGTCCTCACCGCCATGGACCCGCTCGCCTACGGAGACGATGGGCTTCTGGTTGATGCAGGTGCCGTGGTTGGAGCGGAGGAACTTAATGAGCTTATACTCCTTGGTTTCGCCGCTGTCGTAGCGGACGGAGATGGCTCGGGCGTCTACCTTGGTAACGACACCGTCGCCCTCGGCCAGGACGGCCACCTCGGAGTCCAGGCAGATCTTGTGCTCCATACCGGTGCCCACAATGGGGGCGTGGGGCTTCAGCAGGGGCACGGCCTGGCGCTGCATGTTGGCGCCCATCAAGGCGCGGTTAGCGTCGTCGTTGGGGAGGAAGGGGATCATGGCGGTGGCGATGGACACCATCATACGGGGAGAGATGTCCATATAGTCCACATACTGGGGCTCCACCTGAATGATTTCGTCCCGGTGACGGCAGGTGATACGCTTGCCGGTGAGGCGGCCCTCCTCGTCTACCGGCTCGGCAGCCTGGCAGACCACATACTGATCCTCCACATCGGCGGTCATGTAATGGATTTCGTCGGTGACCTTGCCGGTGGCATGGTCCACCATGCGGAAGGGGGCCTCGATGAAGCCGTACTCATTGACCCGGGCATAGGTGGCCAGGTAGGAGATCAGGCCGATGTTGGGACCTTCGGGGGTCTCGATGGGGCACATACGGCCATAGTGGGAGTAGTGGACATCGCGGACCTCCATGTTGGCACGCTCACGGCTCAGACCGCCGGGGCCCAGGGCGGACAGACGCCGCTTATGGGTCAGCTCCGCCAGGGGGTTGGTCTGGTCCATGAACTGGCTCAGGGGGCTGGAGCCGAAGAACTCCTTGATGGCCGCGGTGACGGGCCGGATATTGATAAGGCTCTGGGGGGTGACCACATCCAGGTCCTGGATGGTCATGCGCTCGCGGATGACACGCTCCATGCGGCTAAAGCCGATGCGGAACTGGTTTTGCAGCAGCTCGCCCACGCAGCGCAGACGGCGGTTGCCCAGATGGTCGATGTCGTCCTTGGTGACCAGGCCGTGGGCCAGGGCGTTCATATAGTTGATGGAGGCGAGAATGTCGTCTACGATGATGTGCTTGGGAACCAGCTGGTCGGCATGGAGACGGCACTGGTCGATGAGCTCCTGACCCTGGTACTGGCCCAGCAGGTCCTGGAGAATATCGAAGCGGACACGCTCCTTGATGCCGCACTGGGCCTTGGGGTCAAAGTCCACATAGCGGCTCATGTCGCACATACGGTTGGTGAAAATGCGGACGGTGGAGCCGTCGTCGGCACGGACGGAGACCTCGGCTACGCCGATGGCGTCCAGCTCCCGGCACTCCTTGCCGGTGAGGACATGGCCCTCGTCAAAGAGAATTTCGCCGGTGGCGGGGTCCGCCACGGGCAGGGCCAGCTGGCGATCCCGGGCAATGGCCCAAAGGGTGAGCTTCTTATTGAACTTATAGCGGCCCACGATGCTCAGATCGTAGCGCCGGGGATCGAAGAACAGGTTATTGAGCAGGGTCTCGGCGGAGTCCAGGGTAGGGGGCTCGCCGGGGCGGAGCTTGCGGTAGATCTCCAGCATGGCCTCCTCGTAGGACTTGCAGCCGTCCTTTTCCAGGGTGGCCACGATGCGCTGGTCATCACCGAAGCGGTCGAGGATCTCGCTGTCGGTCTTGAGACCCAGGGCACGGATCAGGCAGGTGATGGGGAGCTTGCGGTTTTTGTCGATACGGACCCAGAAAACCTCGCTGGCATCGGTCTCATACTCCAGCCAGGCACCGCGATAGGGGATGACCGTGGCCGTCAGCAGGGGCAGATCGGTCTTCAGGTCCACCTCCTTGCCGTAGTAGATGCCGGGGGAGCGGACGATCTGGCTGACCACCACGCGCTCGGCACCGTTGATAACGAAGGTGCCGGAGTGGGTCATCAGGGGGAAATCGCCCATGAAGATCTCCTGCTCCTTGATTTCGCCCGTCTCCTTATTGTGCAGACGCACGCTGACCTTCATGGGGGCCGCATAGGTGGCGTCCCGGGACTTGCACTCCTCTTCATCGTACTTGGGCTGCTCGTTCATGCTGAAGTCGATGAAGCTCAGCTCCAGGTTCCCGGCATAGTCGCTGATGGATGCTACATCCTCAAACACCTCATGCAGGCCCGTCTCCAGGAACCACTGATAGCTTTTCTTCTGGATCTCCAGCAGGTTGGGCATCGCCATGACCTCTTCGTGTCTGGCAAAATTCTTGCGCAGGGTTTTGCCGTAATACTTGTCCTTGGCCATCTTCAATACTCACGCCTTTCTTGCTTTTATGTCAACATTTTTGCTTAACGGATTGGGGGATGACGGTGGGGTGGGGCTCTGCTCGGAAGCGACACGCACGGGATAGTTGTTTCTTTTCCCGCTTCCCGGCT
This is a stretch of genomic DNA from Vescimonas fastidiosa. It encodes these proteins:
- a CDS encoding amino acid ABC transporter ATP-binding protein, with the translated sequence MQAVNEGNIKIHVEDLKKSFHKLQVLRGISTDIYEGEVVVIIGPSGSGKSTFLRCLNHLEQIDSGKVVVDDVDIFDRKTNINTTREKIGMVFQHFNLFNNMNVLRNLMLAPVDLKKATKEQARAKALEMLERVGLADKAENFPSQLSGGQKQRVAIARALCMEPDVMLFDEPTSALDPEMVGEVLQIMKALAADGMTMVIVTHEIGFAREVADRVLFIDEGCIVEEGTPEEIFNHPKTPRAIDFLNKVL
- a CDS encoding transporter substrate-binding domain-containing protein, which encodes MKRILALVLCTLMTVALLAGCGSKKNDDTNNDKTWVVATDTTFRPFEYTDKDGNFVGIDVDIMAAVAADQGFKYELKSLGWDAAIAACKSKQANAMIAGASIKQDRIDSGWIFSDGYYTATQCMTVRTDSDIKGFGDLSGKAVAVKTGTMGATYAESLKDQYGFTLSYYEDSPTMYQAVIGGQAVACFEDTPIMITTIKENGYDLKVVEGSENDGADYGVAVFDEENRAFLDLFNKGLANIKANGTYDKIIAKYLG
- the rpoC gene encoding DNA-directed RNA polymerase subunit beta', which gives rise to MSYATFDAIKIGIASPEMIREWSFGEVKKPETINYRTLKPERDGLFCEKIFGPTKDWECHCGKYKKIRFKGKICDRCGVEVTRAKVRRERMGHIELATPVSHIWYFKGIPSRMGLLLDISPRILEKVLYFAAYIVTDPGETPLVRNQILSEKEYRDMREKYENDFDAGMGAEAVKKLLQQVDLESLSQELHTELKTVSGQKKARVVKRLEVVDAFRLSGNKPEWMIIDVLPVIPPELRPMVQLDGGRFATSDLNDLYRRVINRNNRLKRLLELKAPDIIVRNEKRMLQEAVDALIDNGRRGRPVTGANNRALKSLSDMLKGKQGRFRQNLLGKRVDYSGRSVIVVGPELKIYQCGVPKEMAVELFRPFIMKKLVEDGVANNIKSAKKMVDKGVTEVWDALDVIIKDHPVMLNRAPTLHRLGIQAFEPVLVDGRALKLHPLNCTAFNADFDGDQMAIHVPLSAEAQAEARLLMLSANNLLRPQDGGPVTVPTQDMVLGSYYLTIERFENGMSQLENDEFWPENIDFSLAGKSYDELTDEEKSHNPLNIYRNEDEVLMAYNEHIIGIHQPVWVRVEKELDGVKTAHVVRGSAGRIIFNRNIPQNLGFVKRLNEDGTPTDKFFDYEITEICGKKLLGKIVDRTIKQYGFTVAAEVLDNIKATGYKYSTRASITISIADMTVPEKKYQLIAETEQRVVDIEDQYNMGFITDEERYKLVVREWEKTTADVTDALTASLDKYNPIFMMADSGARGSMKQIRQLTGMRGLMANTAGKTIEIPIKANFREGMSVLDYFTSSRGARKGLADTALRTADSGYLTRRMVDVCQDVIIREDDCGVDKGIVVSEIEENGQVIEKFSERLKGRFPVRDILKPGTDEVLISKDHMMTEDDAALLEKFDIHSAEIRTVLTCKAHSGICAKCYGMNLATSKPVAPGEAVGIIAAQSIGEPGTQLTMRTFHTGGVAGGDITQGLPRVEELFEARKPKKMATLSEIAGKVRFEDAAKGSLLNIIVTADDGDTRTYSMPHTGLQVRDGDVIEKGKQLQDGALNPHDVLRIRGASAVHNYLIQEVLKVYRQQGVDINDKHIEVIVRQMMRKVRVEEAGDTNLLSGAMADVLEVELENAKLRDRIAAGEVNAETGEPLKEATYTQLLMGITKASLATDSFLSAASFQETTKVLTEAAIKGKVDHLVGLKENVIIGKLIPAGAGLGAYRHFAEELVPEKEEPAHEVQIISNAVAAAHTED
- the rpoB gene encoding DNA-directed RNA polymerase subunit beta, which translates into the protein MAKDKYYGKTLRKNFARHEEVMAMPNLLEIQKKSYQWFLETGLHEVFEDVASISDYAGNLELSFIDFSMNEQPKYDEEECKSRDATYAAPMKVSVRLHNKETGEIKEQEIFMGDFPLMTHSGTFVINGAERVVVSQIVRSPGIYYGKEVDLKTDLPLLTATVIPYRGAWLEYETDASEVFWVRIDKNRKLPITCLIRALGLKTDSEILDRFGDDQRIVATLEKDGCKSYEEAMLEIYRKLRPGEPPTLDSAETLLNNLFFDPRRYDLSIVGRYKFNKKLTLWAIARDRQLALPVADPATGEILFDEGHVLTGKECRELDAIGVAEVSVRADDGSTVRIFTNRMCDMSRYVDFDPKAQCGIKERVRFDILQDLLGQYQGQELIDQCRLHADQLVPKHIIVDDILASINYMNALAHGLVTKDDIDHLGNRRLRCVGELLQNQFRIGFSRMERVIRERMTIQDLDVVTPQSLINIRPVTAAIKEFFGSSPLSQFMDQTNPLAELTHKRRLSALGPGGLSRERANMEVRDVHYSHYGRMCPIETPEGPNIGLISYLATYARVNEYGFIEAPFRMVDHATGKVTDEIHYMTADVEDQYVVCQAAEPVDEEGRLTGKRITCRHRDEIIQVEPQYVDYMDISPRMMVSIATAMIPFLPNDDANRALMGANMQRQAVPLLKPHAPIVGTGMEHKICLDSEVAVLAEGDGVVTKVDARAISVRYDSGETKEYKLIKFLRSNHGTCINQKPIVSVGERVHGGEDPTVLADGPATEQGEIALGQNILVGFMTWEGYNYEDAVLLNERLVKEDLYTSIHIEEYEIDARDTKLGPEEITRDIPNVGEDALKDLDERGIIRVGAEVHAGDILVGKVTPKGETDLTAEERLLRAIFGEKAREVRDTSLKVPHGESGIIVDAKVFTRENGDELGPGVNEVVRVYIAQRRKIQVGDKMAGRHGNKGVVSRVLPQEDMPFLPDGTPLDIVLNPLGVPSRMNIGQVLEVHLGYAAKTLGWKVATPIFDGATDKDITAALEQAGLDPEGKSWLYDGRTGERFDNKVTVGYVYFLKLHHLVDDKIHARSTGPYSLVTQQPLGGKAQFGGQRFGEMEVWALEAYGASYTLQEILTVKSDDVTGRVRTYEAIVKGHNVPTPGVPESFKVLVKELQSLCLDIQVLDENGNEIELKEDEDALDTFNLARMDADDDRQSRYADESELADAGYEEVDDEEVDASYNDIGDDDEY
- a CDS encoding amino acid ABC transporter permease → MTHLIADYGNILLKAMGQTLLLALYGLFFACIIGVIFGILSVLKSKVCNGIAFVFVYLIRGVPMIVLAYFVYFGVPFFVNNYTSGSLLLSALQAGTICLALNCGAYMSEIIRAGIQSVDVGQMEAARSLGLPYWRAMHRVVMPQAIKTMIPSIINQFIITLKDTSILSIIGFPELINAAKNVNAVEGKVFEIWAIVGVMYLIVISILSIIAKRLERRLNAGRERG
- a CDS encoding HAMP domain-containing sensor histidine kinase; the encoded protein is MQSSRVKKENPPARLLWTMFLLVLGLVVVYGTLALGIFALVQRLVRLDESNYTLVWPILILTVSAILGVVLAIFIFRGYLAPLSRLMQATQAVAAGDYSVRVELRGARGEVADYIRSFNKMAEELGSVEMLQSDFVNTFSHEFKTPLISIRGFAKLLQNPDLSAEQRATYAGTIARESERLAAMSTHILELTQYENTEIVSGKTLYSLDEQLRRCIHQQERSWLQKGLTVEGDLDRADYYGNEELVEHIWSNLIANAIRFTPAGGQITVVLRKEPGAVSVAVSDTGIGMDAETQRHIFDKFYRGEQGSDSRGNGLGLSIVRRAVELCGGTVEVFSRPGEGATFTVTLGMEDRGGGKERGFQGGK